Sequence from the Acropora muricata isolate sample 2 chromosome 10, ASM3666990v1, whole genome shotgun sequence genome:
CTTTAAAAAGTGTATGTATTCTTATGCAGTTTTAATTTCCTTGAGCTGCAAAATCTTTTTTGCTCTTgctttttttagcaatttttcttttcaaattttagtgattacaaataaattattaattttatgacctGCATTGCAGGCAGACTAAACCACTTGAATAGTCTGTTCAACTTGATTTGTAGCCTTCATGCAGCATAACTTATTCTGGAATAAAGTTAACTAAATCTACCATTATACATGTATTCATTACTTAAGATTGCTACTGTCATCCTACGCACCTAAAAGAATGGTTAGATCATTGCCAAATAACCTTTTACAGACGCCTATTGCTAGAACCAAAGCATATGGCGAAAGATCATTCTCAGTTGCTGTGCCAAAATTGTGGAGCAATCTCCCAGATACCATCAAAAGCATTGATCATTCCTTAGATAGTTTTAAAAAGAACCTGAAAACATTCCTtttcaaaaaacatttaagctAAGAGTATCAATgacactttttttaaaattaattatttatcaaATATACACATTacttttaatgtatttcaaTTATACTTCAATTAAGAgttatattatatttttatattttttgtatagttattttgtaaaaagcattgagatCTAgtaattatgcattttttaagaaataaattattattgttatagtgCTCACATcagaaaccaaacaaaataataggtatatttcctttttttttttccttcagtggCTGGTGGATTTTGTCCACCTTCCCAGGAATACAAAAAGCCACCACAGCTCAGTATCAAGCTGCAAGAAGCTGGTGATGTTCCAAAATCCACAGAAACGTGGAGAGATGATCATCTGCCAATCGATATTTTACTATTGACTGAGGGGAGTTGTGACTTCTTGAGCTGTTTCTCCTTGCTGGATAAACCCATCAAAAGTTACAAGAAGGGGATTGGTTATGTGTACTTTGGAGGCATGGGAGATGCCAGTGACTTGCAAAAGCTAAAGATTGCATTGATGACCTGCGCTTCAGGAGCTGCAACACCAGGAGGCTCTTTGACAGCAGTTCTGAATGCAGTTAGAGTCTTGCGGCCTAAGGCTGcatttttggtgggaacttGCCTTAGTTTGGGCGTGGAGAAGGTCAGAATGGGAGATGTAGTCATATCTTCAAAACTAACTGCAGAGGGACTTAGAACTCCTGTCAGCCCACTTCTTTGTAGTCTTATTCAAGATGCACCATATGGGTGGGTTGCTCCGTTGGAAAATCCAGATGCATTAAAGGTTACTATTCACTGCAATGGTGACATCCTGAGCCAGTCACAGAGAGAGAATTGTCGATGTGATGATATTTGTGAGCAATATCCTGGGGCAgttgcaattgagacagaaggcATAGGTACAATATCTCTGAAAATTACATTGGTTAATACTTTGTTTCCTTGGAGACATGACAGTAATACAGTAGTgatacaagaaaattaatagaGTTAACACGAAATGACACTCCCAGGTTGATTGCACCTTTATTTGCAGGACTCAATTGTTGGAGAGGGAAAGTTGTAGAAAAGCATGCTAGTCAACAATAGAGAGTATACGTAGAGGTATTATCCAACAAACTGTCGTTGTCTTTTAGCTAATTCAGCAGCACTGGGCTGCAATGACAAACTGATGGTAGTGGTGATCAAAACACCTACATCGTGTTGTTGACTTatacttaaaaaaattttttcggtGCCTTTCTGTTGGTCAGATATTTAGTTCAACAGTTCTATTTGAGATGGTTACCGTCCATAGCTCCGAAAAATTGAGATTCCTGCCATATTATGACATTCATCACCTACTGTTAACTATAATTAGTGGTAAAAGTTCTTGGGATTTAACGGGACACTACGTGAGGCCTTGTTTCAACTGTCCAAAGCAACTCTACTGAAAATCCCTAAGTGTGCTTCAAATGCtgtttcattattaatttttgagtcTTCTATTCTACTTAATGAGTATTCTTGTCAAGTAGTATAGTTTCCCCTTGTATCAAATGTCATCATTGCATTTGATCTTGTTTGGTTCATCTAAAAGGTGTAGCTGTTATGCTGCTGTTTTAAGGATTTCCTCCAAGTCTTAAATCGTACATATTCCCTGAGAACTATGTGTATTTTTCGTGAGGCTTtgcattttaattaaaaataattaatttgttgAATCCCACAACCATTGTTTGTAACCTCAGGTGTTTATGCTGCAGCATATGATGCAAATATTGAGTGGGTAATAGTGAAAGGTGTGGCCAGTTATCTTCAACAAAGCCAGCCAGCAACTTCTGAATGGATGTCTTTTGCAAGCACCATGGCAGCCTCTGTGGTGGCAAAGATGCTAAATGATCCGACAGTGTTCCTGGAATGGCCGCATTATAACCAAGGTAAACCACGAGGATGTCTGAAAACAGCTGGTTTCAAATAAACCTTAACTGTTCAGGCTTCCCcagaaagttttctttttcctaaaaTCGTTAAAATTTGTTGGATTCTATCTCATTTCTTACTTGATCTGGAGCCATAGATCTCGACCCAAGAATTtagtattaaaaaaaagttcagtGTTGACTGATCCCTTAGAAACTGGCACCAATTTGAGTCCATTTcctttgtaaaagaaaaaatacctaAACTCGAAAATGGATGAATTTTAATGAAACTGGCCCAGTGACAAATCCATCGTGCGCATTGGCTAATGATGATAGGTATACAAATGTCATTGGCTAAAATGTTGAGGTCGCGCCATTAGCTTGtataaattaaaatttgataTGTCTGCCCACTAATTGATGATAAGCCATTCTGTGCGCTAGAAATTTGTCTCTCCATTTGCCTTCCCTCCAGCTTTCCCAAGCGGTAAGGGTAAAAGAGAAACGAGAGAGTatggaggtatgagaaactCGGAGTGTTTCAGAGTGTTTCACTGAGTAAACCAGTGCTGTTTCAGGGATTTACAGAatctactctttacgaatagtgtgtgggtcctttaacgtcccatagttATTTGCAGCAAGGGTTATGAAACGGGACAtccggtttatagtccttatccgagaagactggtaagtctaaccatttgctgagtgttggtccggccggagtcgaactcacgacctcccgca
This genomic interval carries:
- the LOC136930890 gene encoding death domain-containing ATP nucleosidase-like isoform X3, with product MDRVAGGFCPPSQEYKKPPQLSIKLQEAGDVPKSTETWRDDHLPIDILLLTEGSCDFLSCFSLLDKPIKSYKKGIGYVYFGGMGDASDLQKLKIALMTCASGAATPGGSLTAVLNAVRVLRPKAAFLVGTCLSLGVEKVRMGDVVISSKLTAEGLRTPVSPLLCSLIQDAPYGWVAPLENPDALKVTIHCNGDILSQSQRENCRCDDICEQYPGAVAIETEGIGVYAAAYDANIEWVIVKGVASYLQQSQPATSEWMSFASTMAASVVAKMLNDPTVFLEWPHYNQAFPSGKGKRETREYGGMRNSECFRVFH
- the LOC136930890 gene encoding uncharacterized protein isoform X2, producing MDRVAGGFCPPSQEYKKPPQLSIKLQEAGDVPKSTETWRDDHLPIDILLLTEGSCDFLSCFSLLDKPIKSYKKGIGYVYFGGMGDASDLQKLKIALMTCASGAATPGGSLTAVLNAVRVLRPKAAFLVGTCLSLGVEKVRMGDVVISSKLTAEGLRTPVSPLLCSLIQDAPYGWVAPLENPDALKVTIHCNGDILSQSQRENCRCDDICEQYPGAVAIETEGIAYDANIEWVIVKGVASYLQQSQPATSEWMSFASTMAASVVAKMLNDPTVFLEWPHYNQVEINYLKEKRPYQESQTSVAYPEKSVQRIRRDYQKAVLCPFLWCEDEPQFKLDNIFTRLQIVSKTREWSTLTDNVNMTDIFRPHAECENPRAVLVEGHPAMGKTTYCQKLAHDWSFSRIP
- the LOC136930890 gene encoding uncharacterized protein isoform X1, with translation MDRVAGGFCPPSQEYKKPPQLSIKLQEAGDVPKSTETWRDDHLPIDILLLTEGSCDFLSCFSLLDKPIKSYKKGIGYVYFGGMGDASDLQKLKIALMTCASGAATPGGSLTAVLNAVRVLRPKAAFLVGTCLSLGVEKVRMGDVVISSKLTAEGLRTPVSPLLCSLIQDAPYGWVAPLENPDALKVTIHCNGDILSQSQRENCRCDDICEQYPGAVAIETEGIGVYAAAYDANIEWVIVKGVASYLQQSQPATSEWMSFASTMAASVVAKMLNDPTVFLEWPHYNQVEINYLKEKRPYQESQTSVAYPEKSVQRIRRDYQKAVLCPFLWCEDEPQFKLDNIFTRLQIVSKTREWSTLTDNVNMTDIFRPHAECENPRAVLVEGHPAMGKTTYCQKLAHDWSFSRIP